In Quercus robur chromosome 10, dhQueRobu3.1, whole genome shotgun sequence, a genomic segment contains:
- the LOC126702243 gene encoding uncharacterized protein LOC126702243 isoform X4 translates to MAQHVSSLILASEHPALPLITMNSKGIEEKARGLEIESRLKLNKLTDAVMTKFESSYPSHTLRPDLRNQIEECICKKLPDLHTPDHPTYALMIRRAIEELNDRKGSTMEAISKFILEGVEDLPWAHASFLSHHLSKLSESGEIIKVSENCYRLPSEKSNSLPKRGLKKKRKKRHYHGSEGDREHNVEEGYLFEKKQMLKEDKQSQNLEIEVNGELSGGQRHRVEDIEGQNRSQELQIEQIGKQRQEKQKINVTDRQQSPEEQRFQVNDEKNLAQGVRDQKSEDEKDEQRSIEEIEEQIHHDGRQIVMTENQDRAQRHQIEEIEDRDELEERQFQVIEEKQADEQHDVFDEQIKQVQQLEVVENHNEAKQNKVESIEEQNQEQKGDMIVEKYPSQVQKNKQQDEVRSQQGQTQRHEIEVIVEEQIGIVEKNKVPGEQIQERVGDVIQDQCQGKEQQSELIEVQNLPRDHVIEDVGKQIQLQEEILLIEKLIEPQEQKSEVIEEQNEPRTEMRSNMIAPSDMQSSKEPEKHKAIVMTEGSLTSLRLDNDGSKPLSKVKCIELLKRTKKIQEKLMDIIYSKSERAVSKDDTLKHVMEEQENEILKDPEQWQIEFSDPKRPPGIDEEASLELFLKHKKQLKLCGQLEVPTAWSKPTRTSTDVLTNSEQLENEQQPELGNPGRGLELDLTTMEAERDRQEESISKSLNMDSRQLEMEKQLDLGEEHECQISQLQNSIQERPVELQLTVLKQSCEGQQPSQRQQRRKTRSQASKALESDCVDAKKSECQLPTLGQQRRQLRPRGQRPSVSDSGKMEAPECQDQKPGNRIQERPIELEPSKLDQSGQTLAHALGQLQRRQLRPQGQQLSNSGQSTALKSQHMQDQQPGNWIQERPIELEPAKLDQSGQTLAQTLGQLQRRQLRPRGQQLSNSGQSTALKSQQIEKRQLDPQGQGVFQNKLSSSQHQHELQQLQHKGQGRALKSNPDVDTAMGKYPSDDKHHHKQQTPEHQGLERPHEKMKNEDQTTSVLFPTAHQNGQSRQLRPRDQDASQLKLAVNDTKEKSLSKHQHEQQKPLKRKGRGRPPKLKPDLDMDMGAQQQLKRHKGRGRPPKSKGDADQSTMVLLPIDDQNQYEHQQAGCQGQAKHPTPKAKEDALVQVSIPLDHQDHNELQQHQEHPPKKRGRGRRPNPKPALSTTTMDVLFPSQQQEQPQHKKQGRPPKRKLDVVSAIVEPQTKRSSRGRPPKVG, encoded by the exons AGACTCAAATTAAACAAGCTTACTGATGCTGTGATGACAAAATTTGAGAGCTCATACCCCTCCCACACCCTCAGACCCGATCTCAGGAACCAAATTGAAGAATGCATTTGCAAGAAACTCCCTGATTTGCACACCCCTGATCACCCCACTTATGCCCTG ATGATACGCAGAGCGATTGAAGAATTGAATGATAGAAAGGGCTCAACCATGGAAGCAATATCTAAGTTTATTTTGGAAGGGGTTGAGGATTTGCCATGGGCTCATGCAAGTTTTTTAAGTCATCATCTGAGCAAGCTTAGTGAGAGTGGAGAGATCATTAAAGTTTCTGAAAATTGTTATAGGCTTCCCAGTGAAAAAAGTAATTCTCTTCCTAAAAGAGGTCTGAAGAAGAAACGGAAGAAGAGGCATTACCATGGCAGTGAAGGAGATAGAGAGCATAATGTTGAAGAAGGATATCTATTTGAGAAGAAGCAGATGCTTAAAGAGGACAAGCAATCCCAAAATCTGGAGATTGAAGTGAATGGTGAACTCAGTGGAGGACAGAGGCATCGAGTTGAAGACATCGAGGGCCAAAATCGATCACAGGAATTACAGATTGAACAAATTGGCAAACAAAGGCaagaaaaacagaaaattaaTGTTACTGATCGACAACAAAGTCCAGAAGAACAACGATTTCAAGTGAATGATGAAAAAAATCTAGCACAAGGGGTACGTGATCAAAAATCTGAAGATGAAAAAGATGAACAACGATCAATTGAGGAAATTGAGGAACAGATTCATCACGATGGACGACAAATTGTAATGACTGAAAATCAGGATAGAGCACAAAGGCATCAAATTGAAGAAATTGAGGATCGAGATGAATTAGAAGAGCGACAATTTCAGGTTATTGAAGAGAAGCAAGCAGATGAACAACATGATGTGTTTGATGAACAAATAAAACAAGTGCAACAGCTTGAAGTTGTAGAAAACCACAATGAAGCAAAGCAAAACAAAGTTGAATCGattgaagaacaaaatcaaGAACAGAAAGGTGATATGATTGTGGAAAAATATCCATCTcaagtgcagaaaaataaacAGCAAGATGAAGTGCGGTCACAACAAGGTCAAACACAAAGGCATGAAATTGAAGTGATTGTTGAGGAGCAGATTGGAATAGTAGAGAAAAATAAGGTGCCTGGAGAACAAATTCAAGAACGAGTGGGTGATGTAATTCAAGATCAGTGTCAAGGAAAAGAACAGCAAAGTGAACTGATTGAAGTGCAAAACTTGCCACGTGATCATGTAATTGAAGATGTtggaaaacaaattcaattgcAAGAAGAAATTCTATTAATTGAAAAGCTGATTGAACCACAAGAGCAAAAGAGTGAAGTGATTGAGGAACAAAATGAGCCACGAACTGAAATGAGGAGCAACATGATTGCCCCTAG TGACATGCAGTCATCCAAGGAACCAGAGAAACATAAAGCTATTGTGATGACTGAGGGTTCTCTTACAAGCCTGAGATTGGACAATGATGGTTCTAAACCTCTATCAAAG GTTAAGTGCATAGAATTACTGAAGAGGACAAAGAAAATCCAGGAAAAGCTGATGGATATTATTTACTCAAAAAGTGAGAGGGCGGTGTCAAAGGATGACACTCTAAAACATGTGATGGAAGAACAAGAGAATGAAATTCTAAAGGATCCTGAGCAGTGGCAAATTGAATTTTCTGATCCAAAAAGGCCTCCAGGAATTGATGAAGAAGCATCGCTGGAGTTATTTCTGAAACATAAAAAGCAACTAAAGCTTTGTGGTCAGCTAGAGGTGCCAACAGCCTGGTCAAAGCCAACTAGAACTTCCACTGATGTCCTCACAAATTCAGAACAGCTTGAAAATGAGCAACAGCCAGAGCTTGGGAATCCAGGCAGAGGATTAGAACTTGATTTAACAACAATGGAAGCAGAAAGAGATAGGCAAGAGGAATCCATATCAAAATCTCTCAACATGGACTCAAGGCAGCTTGAGATGGAGAAGCAACTGGACCTTGGAGAGGAACATGAATGCCAG ATATCACAACTGCAAAATTCAATCCAAGAAAGGCCTGTGGAGCTTCAACTAACAGTACTCAAGCAATCATGTGAAGGGCAACAGCCAAGTCAGAGGCAACAACGGAGGAAAACACGGTCTCAGGCCTCAAAGGCATTGGAATCTGATTGTGTTGATGCGAAGAAATCTGAATGTCAG CTGCCAACACTGGGCCAACAGCGGAGACAACTGCGACCTCGGGGTCAAAGGCCTTCTGTATCTGATAGTGGCAAGATGGAAGCACCTGAGTGCCAG GACCAGAAACCTGGAAATCGGATACAAGAAAGACCTATAGAGCTTGAACCTTCAAAACTTGACCAATCAGGTCAAACACTGGCACATGCATTGGGGCAACTACAGCGAAGGCAACTACGGCCTCAGGGCCAGCAGCTGTCTAATAGTGGCCAGTCAACAGCACTTAAAAGCCAG CATATGCAGGACCAGCAACCTGGAAATTGGATACAAGAAAGACCTATAGAGCTTGAACCTGCAAAACTTGACCAATCAGGTCAAACACTGGCACAGACATTGGGGCAACTACAGCGAAGGCAACTACGACCTCGGGGCCAGCAGCTGTCTAATAGTGGCCAGTCAACAGCACTTAAAAGCCAG CAGATTGAGAAGAGGCAACTAGATCCTCAAGGCCAAGGTgttttccaaaataaattatcatCCTCACAGCATCAGCATGAGTTACAACAACTACAGCATAAAGGTCAAGGGAGGGCTCTGAAGTCAAATCCAGATGTGGACACAGCTATGGGGAAATATCCCTCAGATGATAAGCATCATCATAAGCAGCAGACACCAGAGCACCAAGGGTTGGAGAGGCCTCacgagaaaatgaaaaatgaagatCAAACTACCAGTGTATTGTTTCCCACAGCTCATCAGAATGGCCAGAGTAGGCAACTACGTCCTCGAGACCAAGATGCTTCCCAACTTAAACTGGCTGTAAATGATACCAAGGAAAAATCCCTCTCTAAACATCAGCATGAGCAGCAGAAGCCACTCAAGCGTAAAGGTCGAGGGAGGCCTCCAAAGTTAAAGCCAGATTTGGACATGGATATGGGGGCTCAGCAGCAGCTGAAAAGGCATAAAGGCCGGGGAAGGCCTCCTAAATCAAAGGGTGATGCAGATCAAAGTACAATGGTATTGTTGCCCATAGAtgatcagaatcaatatgagcACCAGCAAGCAGGGTGTCAAGGCCAAGCGAAGCATCCTACACCCAAGGCAAAGGAAGATGCATTGGTGCAAGTGTCAATTCCCTTGGATCATCAAGATCATAATGAATTGCAGCAGCATCAGGAGCACCCACCTAAAAAACGGGGCCGAGGGAGGCGTCCTAATCCAAAACCAGCTTTATCTACTACGACCATGGACGTATTGTTTCCTTCACAGCAGCAGGAACAACCACAACATAAAAAACAGGGGAGGCCTCCTAAGAGGAAGTTGGATGTAGTCAGTGCAATAGTAGAGCCACAAACAAAGCGTAGCAGCCGGGGAAGGCCTCCAAAAGTGGGCTGA
- the LOC126702243 gene encoding uncharacterized protein LOC126702243 isoform X2 produces MAQHVSSLILASEHPALPLITMNSKGIEEKARGLEIESRLKLNKLTDAVMTKFESSYPSHTLRPDLRNQIEECICKKLPDLHTPDHPTYALMIRRAIEELNDRKGSTMEAISKFILEGVEDLPWAHASFLSHHLSKLSESGEIIKVSENCYRLPSEKSNSLPKRGLKKKRKKRHYHGSEGDREHNVEEGYLFEKKQMLKEDKQSQNLEIEVNGELSGGQRHRVEDIEGQNRSQELQIEQIGKQRQEKQKINVTDRQQSPEEQRFQVNDEKNLAQGVRDQKSEDEKDEQRSIEEIEEQIHHDGRQIVMTENQDRAQRHQIEEIEDRDELEERQFQVIEEKQADEQHDVFDEQIKQVQQLEVVENHNEAKQNKVESIEEQNQEQKGDMIVEKYPSQVQKNKQQDEVRSQQGQTQRHEIEVIVEEQIGIVEKNKVPGEQIQERVGDVIQDQCQGKEQQSELIEVQNLPRDHVIEDVGKQIQLQEEILLIEKLIEPQEQKSEVIEEQNEPRTEMRSNMIAPSDMQSSKEPEKHKAIVMTEGSLTSLRLDNDGSKPLSKVKCIELLKRTKKIQEKLMDIIYSKSERAVSKDDTLKHVMEEQENEILKDPEQWQIEFSDPKRPPGIDEEASLELFLKHKKQLKLCGQLEVPTAWSKPTRTSTDVLTNSEQLENEQQPELGNPGRGLELDLTTMEAERDRQEESISKSLNMDSRQLEMEKQLDLGEEHECQISQLQNSIQERPVELQLTVLKQSCEGQQPSQRQQRRKTRSQASKALESDCVDAKKSECQLPTLGQQRRQLRPRGQRPSVSDSGKMEAPECQHMQDQKPGNRIQERPIELEPSKLDQSGQTLAHALGQLQRRQLRPQGQQLSNSGQSTALKSQHMQDQQPGNWIQERPIELEPAKLDQSGQTLAQTLGQLQRRQLRPRGQQLSNSGQSTALKSQIEKRQLDPQGQGVFQNKLSSSQHQHELQQLQHKGQGRALKSNPDVDTAMGKYPSDDKHHHKQQTPEHQGLERPHEKMKNEDQTTSVLFPTAHQNGQSRQLRPRDQDASQLKLAVNDTKEKSLSKHQHEQQKPLKRKGRGRPPKLKPDLDMDMGAQQQLKRHKGRGRPPKSKGDADQSTMVLLPIDDQNQYEHQQAGCQGQAKHPTPKAKEDALVQVSIPLDHQDHNELQQHQEHPPKKRGRGRRPNPKPALSTTTMDVLFPSQQQEQPQHKKQGRPPKRKLDVVSAIVEPQTKRSSRGRPPKVG; encoded by the exons AGACTCAAATTAAACAAGCTTACTGATGCTGTGATGACAAAATTTGAGAGCTCATACCCCTCCCACACCCTCAGACCCGATCTCAGGAACCAAATTGAAGAATGCATTTGCAAGAAACTCCCTGATTTGCACACCCCTGATCACCCCACTTATGCCCTG ATGATACGCAGAGCGATTGAAGAATTGAATGATAGAAAGGGCTCAACCATGGAAGCAATATCTAAGTTTATTTTGGAAGGGGTTGAGGATTTGCCATGGGCTCATGCAAGTTTTTTAAGTCATCATCTGAGCAAGCTTAGTGAGAGTGGAGAGATCATTAAAGTTTCTGAAAATTGTTATAGGCTTCCCAGTGAAAAAAGTAATTCTCTTCCTAAAAGAGGTCTGAAGAAGAAACGGAAGAAGAGGCATTACCATGGCAGTGAAGGAGATAGAGAGCATAATGTTGAAGAAGGATATCTATTTGAGAAGAAGCAGATGCTTAAAGAGGACAAGCAATCCCAAAATCTGGAGATTGAAGTGAATGGTGAACTCAGTGGAGGACAGAGGCATCGAGTTGAAGACATCGAGGGCCAAAATCGATCACAGGAATTACAGATTGAACAAATTGGCAAACAAAGGCaagaaaaacagaaaattaaTGTTACTGATCGACAACAAAGTCCAGAAGAACAACGATTTCAAGTGAATGATGAAAAAAATCTAGCACAAGGGGTACGTGATCAAAAATCTGAAGATGAAAAAGATGAACAACGATCAATTGAGGAAATTGAGGAACAGATTCATCACGATGGACGACAAATTGTAATGACTGAAAATCAGGATAGAGCACAAAGGCATCAAATTGAAGAAATTGAGGATCGAGATGAATTAGAAGAGCGACAATTTCAGGTTATTGAAGAGAAGCAAGCAGATGAACAACATGATGTGTTTGATGAACAAATAAAACAAGTGCAACAGCTTGAAGTTGTAGAAAACCACAATGAAGCAAAGCAAAACAAAGTTGAATCGattgaagaacaaaatcaaGAACAGAAAGGTGATATGATTGTGGAAAAATATCCATCTcaagtgcagaaaaataaacAGCAAGATGAAGTGCGGTCACAACAAGGTCAAACACAAAGGCATGAAATTGAAGTGATTGTTGAGGAGCAGATTGGAATAGTAGAGAAAAATAAGGTGCCTGGAGAACAAATTCAAGAACGAGTGGGTGATGTAATTCAAGATCAGTGTCAAGGAAAAGAACAGCAAAGTGAACTGATTGAAGTGCAAAACTTGCCACGTGATCATGTAATTGAAGATGTtggaaaacaaattcaattgcAAGAAGAAATTCTATTAATTGAAAAGCTGATTGAACCACAAGAGCAAAAGAGTGAAGTGATTGAGGAACAAAATGAGCCACGAACTGAAATGAGGAGCAACATGATTGCCCCTAG TGACATGCAGTCATCCAAGGAACCAGAGAAACATAAAGCTATTGTGATGACTGAGGGTTCTCTTACAAGCCTGAGATTGGACAATGATGGTTCTAAACCTCTATCAAAG GTTAAGTGCATAGAATTACTGAAGAGGACAAAGAAAATCCAGGAAAAGCTGATGGATATTATTTACTCAAAAAGTGAGAGGGCGGTGTCAAAGGATGACACTCTAAAACATGTGATGGAAGAACAAGAGAATGAAATTCTAAAGGATCCTGAGCAGTGGCAAATTGAATTTTCTGATCCAAAAAGGCCTCCAGGAATTGATGAAGAAGCATCGCTGGAGTTATTTCTGAAACATAAAAAGCAACTAAAGCTTTGTGGTCAGCTAGAGGTGCCAACAGCCTGGTCAAAGCCAACTAGAACTTCCACTGATGTCCTCACAAATTCAGAACAGCTTGAAAATGAGCAACAGCCAGAGCTTGGGAATCCAGGCAGAGGATTAGAACTTGATTTAACAACAATGGAAGCAGAAAGAGATAGGCAAGAGGAATCCATATCAAAATCTCTCAACATGGACTCAAGGCAGCTTGAGATGGAGAAGCAACTGGACCTTGGAGAGGAACATGAATGCCAG ATATCACAACTGCAAAATTCAATCCAAGAAAGGCCTGTGGAGCTTCAACTAACAGTACTCAAGCAATCATGTGAAGGGCAACAGCCAAGTCAGAGGCAACAACGGAGGAAAACACGGTCTCAGGCCTCAAAGGCATTGGAATCTGATTGTGTTGATGCGAAGAAATCTGAATGTCAG CTGCCAACACTGGGCCAACAGCGGAGACAACTGCGACCTCGGGGTCAAAGGCCTTCTGTATCTGATAGTGGCAAGATGGAAGCACCTGAGTGCCAG CATATGCAGGACCAGAAACCTGGAAATCGGATACAAGAAAGACCTATAGAGCTTGAACCTTCAAAACTTGACCAATCAGGTCAAACACTGGCACATGCATTGGGGCAACTACAGCGAAGGCAACTACGGCCTCAGGGCCAGCAGCTGTCTAATAGTGGCCAGTCAACAGCACTTAAAAGCCAG CATATGCAGGACCAGCAACCTGGAAATTGGATACAAGAAAGACCTATAGAGCTTGAACCTGCAAAACTTGACCAATCAGGTCAAACACTGGCACAGACATTGGGGCAACTACAGCGAAGGCAACTACGACCTCGGGGCCAGCAGCTGTCTAATAGTGGCCAGTCAACAGCACTTAAAAGCCAG ATTGAGAAGAGGCAACTAGATCCTCAAGGCCAAGGTgttttccaaaataaattatcatCCTCACAGCATCAGCATGAGTTACAACAACTACAGCATAAAGGTCAAGGGAGGGCTCTGAAGTCAAATCCAGATGTGGACACAGCTATGGGGAAATATCCCTCAGATGATAAGCATCATCATAAGCAGCAGACACCAGAGCACCAAGGGTTGGAGAGGCCTCacgagaaaatgaaaaatgaagatCAAACTACCAGTGTATTGTTTCCCACAGCTCATCAGAATGGCCAGAGTAGGCAACTACGTCCTCGAGACCAAGATGCTTCCCAACTTAAACTGGCTGTAAATGATACCAAGGAAAAATCCCTCTCTAAACATCAGCATGAGCAGCAGAAGCCACTCAAGCGTAAAGGTCGAGGGAGGCCTCCAAAGTTAAAGCCAGATTTGGACATGGATATGGGGGCTCAGCAGCAGCTGAAAAGGCATAAAGGCCGGGGAAGGCCTCCTAAATCAAAGGGTGATGCAGATCAAAGTACAATGGTATTGTTGCCCATAGAtgatcagaatcaatatgagcACCAGCAAGCAGGGTGTCAAGGCCAAGCGAAGCATCCTACACCCAAGGCAAAGGAAGATGCATTGGTGCAAGTGTCAATTCCCTTGGATCATCAAGATCATAATGAATTGCAGCAGCATCAGGAGCACCCACCTAAAAAACGGGGCCGAGGGAGGCGTCCTAATCCAAAACCAGCTTTATCTACTACGACCATGGACGTATTGTTTCCTTCACAGCAGCAGGAACAACCACAACATAAAAAACAGGGGAGGCCTCCTAAGAGGAAGTTGGATGTAGTCAGTGCAATAGTAGAGCCACAAACAAAGCGTAGCAGCCGGGGAAGGCCTCCAAAAGTGGGCTGA
- the LOC126702243 gene encoding uncharacterized protein LOC126702243 isoform X6, producing MAQHVSSLILASEHPALPLITMNSKGIEEKARGLEIESRLKLNKLTDAVMTKFESSYPSHTLRPDLRNQIEECICKKLPDLHTPDHPTYALMIRRAIEELNDRKGSTMEAISKFILEGVEDLPWAHASFLSHHLSKLSESGEIIKVSENCYRLPSEKSNSLPKRGLKKKRKKRHYHGSEGDREHNVEEGYLFEKKQMLKEDKQSQNLEIEVNGELSGGQRHRVEDIEGQNRSQELQIEQIGKQRQEKQKINVTDRQQSPEEQRFQVNDEKNLAQGVRDQKSEDEKDEQRSIEEIEEQIHHDGRQIVMTENQDRAQRHQIEEIEDRDELEERQFQVIEEKQADEQHDVFDEQIKQVQQLEVVENHNEAKQNKVESIEEQNQEQKGDMIVEKYPSQVQKNKQQDEVRSQQGQTQRHEIEVIVEEQIGIVEKNKVPGEQIQERVGDVIQDQCQGKEQQSELIEVQNLPRDHVIEDVGKQIQLQEEILLIEKLIEPQEQKSEVIEEQNEPRTEMRSNMIAPSDMQSSKEPEKHKAIVMTEGSLTSLRLDNDGSKPLSKVKCIELLKRTKKIQEKLMDIIYSKSERAVSKDDTLKHVMEEQENEILKDPEQWQIEFSDPKRPPGIDEEASLELFLKHKKQLKLCGQLEVPTAWSKPTRTSTDVLTNSEQLENEQQPELGNPGRGLELDLTTMEAERDRQEESISKSLNMDSRQLEMEKQLDLGEEHECQISQLQNSIQERPVELQLTVLKQSCEGQQPSQRQQRRKTRSQASKALESDCVDAKKSECQLPTLGQQRRQLRPRGQRPSVSDSGKMEAPECQHMQDQKPGNRIQERPIELEPSKLDQSGQTLAHALGQLQRRQLRPQGQQLSNSGQSTALKSQQIEKRQLDPQGQGVFQNKLSSSQHQHELQQLQHKGQGRALKSNPDVDTAMGKYPSDDKHHHKQQTPEHQGLERPHEKMKNEDQTTSVLFPTAHQNGQSRQLRPRDQDASQLKLAVNDTKEKSLSKHQHEQQKPLKRKGRGRPPKLKPDLDMDMGAQQQLKRHKGRGRPPKSKGDADQSTMVLLPIDDQNQYEHQQAGCQGQAKHPTPKAKEDALVQVSIPLDHQDHNELQQHQEHPPKKRGRGRRPNPKPALSTTTMDVLFPSQQQEQPQHKKQGRPPKRKLDVVSAIVEPQTKRSSRGRPPKVG from the exons AGACTCAAATTAAACAAGCTTACTGATGCTGTGATGACAAAATTTGAGAGCTCATACCCCTCCCACACCCTCAGACCCGATCTCAGGAACCAAATTGAAGAATGCATTTGCAAGAAACTCCCTGATTTGCACACCCCTGATCACCCCACTTATGCCCTG ATGATACGCAGAGCGATTGAAGAATTGAATGATAGAAAGGGCTCAACCATGGAAGCAATATCTAAGTTTATTTTGGAAGGGGTTGAGGATTTGCCATGGGCTCATGCAAGTTTTTTAAGTCATCATCTGAGCAAGCTTAGTGAGAGTGGAGAGATCATTAAAGTTTCTGAAAATTGTTATAGGCTTCCCAGTGAAAAAAGTAATTCTCTTCCTAAAAGAGGTCTGAAGAAGAAACGGAAGAAGAGGCATTACCATGGCAGTGAAGGAGATAGAGAGCATAATGTTGAAGAAGGATATCTATTTGAGAAGAAGCAGATGCTTAAAGAGGACAAGCAATCCCAAAATCTGGAGATTGAAGTGAATGGTGAACTCAGTGGAGGACAGAGGCATCGAGTTGAAGACATCGAGGGCCAAAATCGATCACAGGAATTACAGATTGAACAAATTGGCAAACAAAGGCaagaaaaacagaaaattaaTGTTACTGATCGACAACAAAGTCCAGAAGAACAACGATTTCAAGTGAATGATGAAAAAAATCTAGCACAAGGGGTACGTGATCAAAAATCTGAAGATGAAAAAGATGAACAACGATCAATTGAGGAAATTGAGGAACAGATTCATCACGATGGACGACAAATTGTAATGACTGAAAATCAGGATAGAGCACAAAGGCATCAAATTGAAGAAATTGAGGATCGAGATGAATTAGAAGAGCGACAATTTCAGGTTATTGAAGAGAAGCAAGCAGATGAACAACATGATGTGTTTGATGAACAAATAAAACAAGTGCAACAGCTTGAAGTTGTAGAAAACCACAATGAAGCAAAGCAAAACAAAGTTGAATCGattgaagaacaaaatcaaGAACAGAAAGGTGATATGATTGTGGAAAAATATCCATCTcaagtgcagaaaaataaacAGCAAGATGAAGTGCGGTCACAACAAGGTCAAACACAAAGGCATGAAATTGAAGTGATTGTTGAGGAGCAGATTGGAATAGTAGAGAAAAATAAGGTGCCTGGAGAACAAATTCAAGAACGAGTGGGTGATGTAATTCAAGATCAGTGTCAAGGAAAAGAACAGCAAAGTGAACTGATTGAAGTGCAAAACTTGCCACGTGATCATGTAATTGAAGATGTtggaaaacaaattcaattgcAAGAAGAAATTCTATTAATTGAAAAGCTGATTGAACCACAAGAGCAAAAGAGTGAAGTGATTGAGGAACAAAATGAGCCACGAACTGAAATGAGGAGCAACATGATTGCCCCTAG TGACATGCAGTCATCCAAGGAACCAGAGAAACATAAAGCTATTGTGATGACTGAGGGTTCTCTTACAAGCCTGAGATTGGACAATGATGGTTCTAAACCTCTATCAAAG GTTAAGTGCATAGAATTACTGAAGAGGACAAAGAAAATCCAGGAAAAGCTGATGGATATTATTTACTCAAAAAGTGAGAGGGCGGTGTCAAAGGATGACACTCTAAAACATGTGATGGAAGAACAAGAGAATGAAATTCTAAAGGATCCTGAGCAGTGGCAAATTGAATTTTCTGATCCAAAAAGGCCTCCAGGAATTGATGAAGAAGCATCGCTGGAGTTATTTCTGAAACATAAAAAGCAACTAAAGCTTTGTGGTCAGCTAGAGGTGCCAACAGCCTGGTCAAAGCCAACTAGAACTTCCACTGATGTCCTCACAAATTCAGAACAGCTTGAAAATGAGCAACAGCCAGAGCTTGGGAATCCAGGCAGAGGATTAGAACTTGATTTAACAACAATGGAAGCAGAAAGAGATAGGCAAGAGGAATCCATATCAAAATCTCTCAACATGGACTCAAGGCAGCTTGAGATGGAGAAGCAACTGGACCTTGGAGAGGAACATGAATGCCAG ATATCACAACTGCAAAATTCAATCCAAGAAAGGCCTGTGGAGCTTCAACTAACAGTACTCAAGCAATCATGTGAAGGGCAACAGCCAAGTCAGAGGCAACAACGGAGGAAAACACGGTCTCAGGCCTCAAAGGCATTGGAATCTGATTGTGTTGATGCGAAGAAATCTGAATGTCAG CTGCCAACACTGGGCCAACAGCGGAGACAACTGCGACCTCGGGGTCAAAGGCCTTCTGTATCTGATAGTGGCAAGATGGAAGCACCTGAGTGCCAG CATATGCAGGACCAGAAACCTGGAAATCGGATACAAGAAAGACCTATAGAGCTTGAACCTTCAAAACTTGACCAATCAGGTCAAACACTGGCACATGCATTGGGGCAACTACAGCGAAGGCAACTACGGCCTCAGGGCCAGCAGCTGTCTAATAGTGGCCAGTCAACAGCACTTAAAAGCCAG CAGATTGAGAAGAGGCAACTAGATCCTCAAGGCCAAGGTgttttccaaaataaattatcatCCTCACAGCATCAGCATGAGTTACAACAACTACAGCATAAAGGTCAAGGGAGGGCTCTGAAGTCAAATCCAGATGTGGACACAGCTATGGGGAAATATCCCTCAGATGATAAGCATCATCATAAGCAGCAGACACCAGAGCACCAAGGGTTGGAGAGGCCTCacgagaaaatgaaaaatgaagatCAAACTACCAGTGTATTGTTTCCCACAGCTCATCAGAATGGCCAGAGTAGGCAACTACGTCCTCGAGACCAAGATGCTTCCCAACTTAAACTGGCTGTAAATGATACCAAGGAAAAATCCCTCTCTAAACATCAGCATGAGCAGCAGAAGCCACTCAAGCGTAAAGGTCGAGGGAGGCCTCCAAAGTTAAAGCCAGATTTGGACATGGATATGGGGGCTCAGCAGCAGCTGAAAAGGCATAAAGGCCGGGGAAGGCCTCCTAAATCAAAGGGTGATGCAGATCAAAGTACAATGGTATTGTTGCCCATAGAtgatcagaatcaatatgagcACCAGCAAGCAGGGTGTCAAGGCCAAGCGAAGCATCCTACACCCAAGGCAAAGGAAGATGCATTGGTGCAAGTGTCAATTCCCTTGGATCATCAAGATCATAATGAATTGCAGCAGCATCAGGAGCACCCACCTAAAAAACGGGGCCGAGGGAGGCGTCCTAATCCAAAACCAGCTTTATCTACTACGACCATGGACGTATTGTTTCCTTCACAGCAGCAGGAACAACCACAACATAAAAAACAGGGGAGGCCTCCTAAGAGGAAGTTGGATGTAGTCAGTGCAATAGTAGAGCCACAAACAAAGCGTAGCAGCCGGGGAAGGCCTCCAAAAGTGGGCTGA